From Cannabis sativa cultivar Pink pepper isolate KNU-18-1 chromosome 8, ASM2916894v1, whole genome shotgun sequence, a single genomic window includes:
- the LOC133030528 gene encoding uncharacterized protein LOC133030528, with protein sequence MEQNIDYEWLPAKCKKCSNYAHTIAECRRGEIKKVGEEVKGKVENKEKKPAATTYQEKRLIENKQQQQGKEWVIPKKTTPMKVLKTLEKATAETKTQGEECNSFNVLQDLEVGLAENQSKSKAEVSGVGALLETKLRGNKIQEFIDRKFVQWDQYSSPTIEGCILIVWRRSFVRVIVIEENPQYTHCFIKMVGQEHACCITIVYVGDFNALFELEDREGGNVVELSGIQDASNWLAQSNLEPMLKSGSNFTWTNNQEGIKRIYSKIDHIFINEYWFDRFPNSAAHFNWETISDHCACVVSIKVNKAIGAKPFRYFNFWSFHPDFINVVKENWNKPLRCTRMKVVFFKLVRLKHCFKQFNNHVIGYIGKEYEAAKNVYTEAKLNSQAEPSSHILQQQEKEAAERYSLAENMYHSFLSQ encoded by the exons ATGGAGCAGAATATAGACTATGAATGGCTGCCTGCGAAGTGCAAGAAATGCTCTAATTATGCTCATACGATAGCTGAATGTAGAAGAGGTGAAATTAAGAAAGTAGGAGAAGAGGTTAAGGGGAAAGTTGAAAACAAGGAGAAGAAACCAGCAGCCACAACTTACCAGGAGAAGAGACTGATTGAGAATAAACAACAACAGCAGGGTAAAGAGTGGGTTATCCCAAAGAAAACAACTCCTATGAAAGTGTTGAAGACCCTTGAGAAGGCTACAGCAGAAACAAAGACACAGGGTGAAGAATGCAATTCGTTCAATGTGCTCCAGGATCTAGAAGTGGGGTTAGCAGAGAATCAAAGTAAGAGCAAAGCAGAGGTTTCGG gggTTGGAGCTTTGCTTGAGACAAAGTTGCGAGGGAATAAAATTCAGGAGTTTATTGATAGGAAGTTTGTTCAATGGGATCAATACTCTAGTCCTACAATTGAAGGATGCATCCTCATTGTTTGGAGGAGAAGCTTTGTTAGGGTTATAGTAATAGAGGAGAATCCTCAATACACTCATTGTTTCATCAAAATGGTTGGTCAAGAACATGCTTGCTGCATCAcaattgtttatg TTGGTGATTTTAATGCTCTTTTTGAGTTGGAGGATAGAGAGGGAGGTAATGTTGTGGAGTTAAGCGGTATTCAAGATGCTAGTAATTGGCTTGCTCAGAGTAACCTAGAACCTATGCTAAAGAGTGGATCTAATTTCACTTGGACTAACAATCAAGAGGGGATAAAAAGGATTTACTCAAAGATTGACCACATTTTCATCAATGAGTATTGGTTTGACAGATTTCCAAACTCAGCAGCGCATTTCAACTGGGAAACAATTTCAGATCATTGTGCGTGTGTGGTCTCGATCAAGGTGAATAAAGCTATTGGTGCTAAACCGTTTAGGTACTTCAATTTCTGGTCCTTTCATCCTGATTTTATTAATGTGGTTAAGGAAAATTGGAACAAACCTTTAAGATGCACAAGGATGAAGGTTGTCTTCTTCAAACTTGTTCGTCTTAAACATTGTTTCAAACAGTTCAATAACCATGTTATAGGTTATATAGGAAAAGAATATGAAGCTGCCAAAAATGTGTACACAGAAGCAAAATTAAACTCGCAAGCTGAACCTAGCAGTCATATCTTGCAACAACAAGAAAAAGAGGCAGCTGAAAGATATAGCCTGGCTGAAAACATGTATCATAGCTTCTTGAGTCAATGA